In Podospora pseudopauciseta strain CBS 411.78 chromosome 2 map unlocalized CBS411.78m_2, whole genome shotgun sequence, the genomic stretch TTTCCCATAAGTCACAGCACGAGAAAAATCACTGGAATCAACACCTCAGTTCAAATTGTCACATATCTCACATCTCcacccaccaaaaccacacaaaagaaaaacaaggaTATCTCTTTAACATATATTACACgaacctcctccctttttattttgtttctCTGGACTACCGCCACCCTCACAGTCCCATTTCGGAAAAGACAAGACCCCCTGACCAcctatcccatcccaaaagCAAATGACCGACCTCATTAACGTAATcttctctccctttccctaCCCGTCGCTACTATTCGTCCCCTGTGTTGTATCAAACAAAACAGCCCATCCCATAAAAGCTATAAACCTCCTCAGTTAAACTCCGACCCGTCACCTTCCAGTTCTGTGATCCCTATACCATGTTTGCCGAACTTTTTATGAGCGCGCCGAAAGACAAACTGAACTGGAAAAAACTGGAAAACGATGAACGAGATGTAGCGAGCCGATTGAAAAGAccgagaaaagaaaggcaGAGAAAGGCATGGCGGGTATAATTGAGAGtgagggaaaagagaaataaCCGAGAAATACCGATACCAAAACCGTTGCCGTGAAATGAAATAAAAAGACAAGGCAATGTGATGAAGGGCAGATGCGCGAAAATGCTAGTAATTCTTTGCGAGCCGGCACGCAGGGTACTGGCACTTCACGAAACCCCAGATAGTGTTGTTGCTTGTGACTATGCTTTGTATGACGATACTGCCGCGCTAAGCATGATGGAATAAACTTGGATGTTGGAGGAGTGGATCATCACTGGTGTGAACCAGCGGATCCAGGGGCGGATCCAGGGGCAGCATAAGCCCCTCCATCTTGACTGCCATGCTGTGATGGAACCATGCTCGCACGGCGAGCAGGAGCCGGAGCCAGCTGGGATGAGCCAAACGGACTGCCCAAAACGTTCGCGGACGCACGGCGGGGATCGGGCAGCACGTTTACACCAGACATGGCTGGGATAGTGGGCGTTTGGTAACCCGACCAGCGAGGCTCATAGCCATACGTCGGGGCCGGAGCCGGGGCCGAAGCTGGGACCGTTTGGTTCACGCCCGAGGATGTGTACCCCGTGGTGCCATACACCGGACTGCTGTGGTTGCGAACATGCTTAATGTTGGAACCGTGGAAGGCCGAGCCGGGGTTGGAGTGCTGGTTTCGTTGATTGTAGCTATAGCTGCTGTAATCATTTGCACGGTACCCATTGTTGGAAGCGCGAAAGTCAGACCCGCTGGATGTAAAGTTATTCATCGGAGCAGGAGCGGGTTGGTAGCCCGAGAAGCTGTTGCTAGGATAACCAGCCGCAGCAGGGTAGTTGGATGTTGCGACTGGGTAAGCAGGAGTTGAATACCCCTGGGAGAAGGTTGGAGTGGCCCACTGGTTGAAGCTAGCATCTGAAACAGATCGCTGGTGCCCAGAGCGGCGGCCAAAGTCCAATTCATAGATGCCGTTTCGATCGTAATTGGAAGCACTGCCGTATTGAGGAACTGTCCGGTTGGTCTGAGCATCATATCGCTGCGTATTGTATGTCGGCAGAGATGCTTGGTTGGAAGTGCCGGTGCGAGAGTCATACTGAGTGGTGCTTTGAGACAACGTTGGTTCCAGGGTGCGCGGGCTATCGTAAGTGCGTGCCGTCACATCTGTGTCCCTGGGTACTGGGGGATAAGTAGGGTTGGGAATTCGTTCAAATGTGAATTCAGACCGAGGTGGCCTGGAAAAGTCGTGCTCGGGCGAAAGGGTGCTGGGTTGGCTAGCTCTACGAGGAGCTGCCGCAGCTCGGGGAGCAGAGGTCCTTAACGCGGCACCACTGGACTGTGTGCGTCTGTGAGCCGAACTTGTCTTGGCCTTTGTCTTCTTCGCTGTGTGAGCGCCTTCAATGTTTGGGAGAAGCTCAATATCCGGGACAGCAGAAAGAAGGCCGGCGTCCATGTCATTGTCAATGCGTCGGAGAATGTCAAGGACTTCAAGCGTGCTGTAGCCACCACGACACAAGCCCTGATACCAATCAGGGACAGGCACCGAGGATGCCTGGTGGATAGCCGCATCAAGATCAGGCTCATCGGCGTCATccatctcatcttcctccgccTCGGCATCGGCCCGGGTGCGCTTCTTGGAcccctttcttttccccTTGTCGGCGTCATCGATCCGTTTCGCCTCGCGGCGCCTGACAGCAACCGTCCAATCCTTCAAGATGCCATCCTTGCCGCTCCTCTCATTGTCGTTACTCCAGACCTGAATACGCACAACTTGGATGATAATCCTTTGAAGTAAGGTTGATTGGTAGTTCATGTCAGATCGATATCTCGCTCGTTGATAGTGCTTGCGGCACACCATCAGCCAGACATGGTCAGGAACGGCACGGGTGCATGATTTATTTCTGCCAAAAATATGGGACATGGACTTGCGCATGTTAATCTTGGCGTCAGGGAGTGTGCAGGGCGTCATGACGGAGCATTCAGGAGGCTTGTCAATGTCAAGCATCCGAACACACTCGGTATGATCCTGGCAAACGTCAGGGACGAGGTAGTTGTATAGATCTGGTCCGATCCAGAACCGGCCGACGGTGCCAGGAGGCCCGACGGGCAGATTGGGTTCGGATGCCACTCGCCGGTGGGAAATGACTGTGTCTTCATTGTTTTCGTAGGAAAGAAGATCGTGAGCACTGAGATAGATCTTGTTAGCATTGGAGTATATCTAAGGAGGGTTGTGAGATGTGACGTCACCAGCCAATCAGAAATAAAGATCTTATCTCTGATCACTGGAGCACAGAAACCCGCAAAATGACGAAAGGCCAAGAAATTGTTGCAGAAACCGGTGGGTCGTTTTCCGCCATTTGCAGGGGCTAACCGCTGCGACGGTAACGGCCGTGCATATTGCCAAGCTCACTGAGCTCTGGCGGTTGAGATATTTGGGTGATAGGGGGTTTTCGACGATAATGTCGGCGTGGAAGATGATGTGGCAGGACTTAAAAGGAATTGGGAGGAATTGGGAGGAATTGGGAGGAATTGGGAGGAATTGAGGAAGAGATTAAAATATGCAGTAAGTCAACGTACCTATTCAAGCTCACGTTTGAGTTTGACTGCCCGCGACGGGGGATGATAACGTCGCTGGGTGACTGAGCTCGAAGGGGCAATACCTGATTGTGACCGCGGATtgtgttgttattgttgccACTGAAACCGATAGCAGCGGAGCGGTAATTGTCGCTGTGGTTCTCGAGCTTGACACGAGGCGAAGTCTTAACatcttcgtcctcgtcaATATTGGTGAGGTCAACCTGTTCGGTCGCCATGTCCAGGTTCCGATGACTGGGACTTGTTCGAAGATCAGGTGGTTGATGAAATTGATACTGGGCCGATGACCACGAATCTGATTTGTTCGGATGCCTGGAGAAAAGTGATGAAGTACGGGAAAAGTCCGAAGCTGTGGTTGTGGCAGAGGTGAAGGAAGAAAGGGAACTCCTCGACAGAGAGAATTTATGGCCTGGGGAGCTGGGGCTGGCAGGTGGTGACTGACAGGCGGGCCTTGGGCATTCACCACTAGTTGGGATAGACTTGGGATCAATACTCAAGGACAATGGTAATGAATAGCCTCCAGCGTCCCACGGCGTGCGATTCCTGTGATTGGTAACGGCCACGCTCTCGTTGGGAGAGTCGGACCCACTTCTTTGCGAAGTTGCTCTGCTGCCGGGTGGTGACGGAGTGTTGGGAACTGCCGTAGAGGTTGCCGTGGTCTCACCCGTGGCAGAAGGGGTTGAACTGTCCATAGAGTCCCTCCGGTGCGTTTTTCCTTGCTGTGTTCCGTGAAGCGCTCCTTCAAACCCTCCTTGTAGCCCAACTGGAATACCTCCCTGGATTCCTCCTTGTAGTCTTCCTCCTACCCCATACGATACGTTCAATAGCGATGTGACGTCCATTTTGTAGATGGCTGAGACGGGCCTCAGGCAGCCATTCAAGGAAACCCTATTCACCCGACACGCCCTAATGCTTCGTTCGACCAACCAGCTGGCCCTCCTTAATCTCTCAGGGACAAGATGGAAGCTCCGTCTAAGCTCAGGTCTCCGCCCTGTCTGACCTTCAGTTCAAGATAGCGAGCTAGCGTGTTCCGAAAACGAACGAGACCTCTGAGTAACAACTGGAACCTTGACGGCTGGTGCGTGGTCCTGCCCTCGGCTGACTATGCAAAATGCCACTCGATCCCCTCGGCTCAGTAATCGTCCGCAAGGTCACCGGCTATTTCGGCTCCGATATCGTCGGGCTCAGTTGTCGAGCGTGATCCCCGGGTCCGTCACGTAACCAAACAATGAAACCACCCTTTCCCAAATGACGTTTCAAAATTCCACCAAGATAACTGACTTCAGCTTGAAGTCGTCCA encodes the following:
- a CDS encoding uncharacterized protein (EggNog:ENOG503P346); the encoded protein is MDVTSLLNVSYGVGGRLQGGIQGGIPVGLQGGFEGALHGTQQGKTHRRDSMDSSTPSATGETTATSTAVPNTPSPPGSRATSQRSGSDSPNESVAVTNHRNRTPWDAGGYSLPLSLSIDPKSIPTSGECPRPACQSPPASPSSPGHKFSLSRSSLSSFTSATTTASDFSRTSSLFSRHPNKSDSWSSAQYQFHQPPDLRTSPSHRNLDMATEQVDLTNIDEDEDVKTSPRVKLENHSDNYRSAAIGFSGNNNNTIRGHNQVLPLRAQSPSDVIIPRRGQSNSNVSLNSAHDLLSYENNEDTVISHRRVASEPNLPVGPPGTVGRFWIGPDLYNYLVPDVCQDHTECVRMLDIDKPPECSVMTPCTLPDAKINMRKSMSHIFGRNKSCTRAVPDHVWLMVCRKHYQRARYRSDMNYQSTLLQRIIIQVVRIQVWSNDNERSGKDGILKDWTVAVRRREAKRIDDADKGKRKGSKKRTRADAEAEEDEMDDADEPDLDAAIHQASSVPVPDWYQGLCRGGYSTLEVLDILRRIDNDMDAGLLSAVPDIELLPNIEGAHTAKKTKAKTSSAHRRTQSSGAALRTSAPRAAAAPRRASQPSTLSPEHDFSRPPRSEFTFERIPNPTYPPVPRDTDVTARTYDSPRTLEPTLSQSTTQYDSRTGTSNQASLPTYNTQRYDAQTNRTVPQYGSASNYDRNGIYELDFGRRSGHQRSVSDASFNQWATPTFSQGYSTPAYPVATSNYPAAAGYPSNSFSGYQPAPAPMNNFTSSGSDFRASNNGYRANDYSSYSYNQRNQHSNPGSAFHGSNIKHVRNHSSPVYGTTGYTSSGVNQTVPASAPAPAPTYGYEPRWSGYQTPTIPAMSGVNVLPDPRRASANVLGSPFGSSQLAPAPARRASMVPSQHGSQDGGAYAAPGSAPGSAGSHQ